In a single window of the Ignavibacteria bacterium genome:
- a CDS encoding HAMP domain-containing histidine kinase, producing MKFKTPNLSIFLKLILVVFVFGILLNIIVLFVFEATSDKKPRKFLRDFSRRMERHLVYEIGIPPDTVKAKQICDDLDIEMRYIGSPYNWSSNDELPDINAILSDPGDRARFDDNESIIAHHDGEPYSVIRFPQGVFVIKPFNPQLFKPERAILMLILFISVIIVILYFLLRSLFSPLKDLSAAVVSIGEGNYDVKLPKGRKDELGELADSIGVMSDKINSSIKNKEQLLIDVSHELRSPLTRIKLGLEVGSSKEKIEEDVLEMERMITGLLENYRADSGFNHIKPEKADVTELLDETIAEYDENSRLKFTNPAKEIYCNIDMDKMQVVFRNLIDNALKYSQNDVIISITEQKGEAFISFKDTGSGIPEEDIKNIFEPFYRADRSRSRRTGGFGLGLSICKKIIDAHKGELNITSKLNEGTEAIIKLRTV from the coding sequence TTGAAATTTAAAACACCCAACTTATCGATATTCCTGAAGCTGATACTGGTAGTTTTTGTATTCGGTATTTTACTGAATATAATTGTGCTCTTTGTATTCGAAGCAACCTCAGATAAAAAGCCTAGAAAGTTCCTTCGTGATTTTTCACGGCGAATGGAGCGCCATTTGGTTTATGAAATCGGCATACCGCCTGATACCGTTAAAGCCAAACAGATATGCGATGACCTCGATATTGAAATGAGATATATCGGCTCACCCTATAACTGGTCATCAAATGATGAGCTTCCTGATATTAATGCAATATTAAGCGATCCGGGTGACAGGGCGCGTTTTGATGATAATGAGTCCATTATAGCTCACCATGATGGCGAGCCGTATTCAGTCATCAGATTCCCGCAAGGTGTATTTGTGATAAAACCTTTTAACCCCCAGCTATTTAAACCTGAACGTGCAATTTTAATGCTGATTTTATTTATCAGCGTAATTATTGTAATTCTTTATTTCCTTCTGCGCAGCCTCTTCAGTCCGCTGAAGGACCTCTCTGCTGCTGTGGTAAGCATTGGCGAAGGCAACTATGATGTGAAGCTGCCAAAAGGCAGGAAGGATGAGCTTGGCGAACTTGCCGATTCAATCGGCGTAATGTCTGATAAGATCAACAGCTCTATTAAGAATAAGGAACAGCTATTGATAGATGTATCACACGAGCTGCGCTCGCCGCTTACGCGCATTAAGCTTGGACTCGAAGTTGGCTCATCAAAAGAAAAGATAGAAGAAGATGTGCTTGAAATGGAGCGTATGATAACCGGGCTGCTTGAAAATTACCGCGCTGATTCAGGGTTCAACCATATCAAGCCTGAAAAGGCTGATGTTACAGAGCTTCTGGATGAGACCATCGCTGAATATGATGAGAACTCCCGGCTGAAGTTCACAAATCCCGCTAAGGAAATATACTGCAATATCGATATGGATAAAATGCAGGTGGTCTTCAGGAACCTCATAGATAATGCGCTGAAGTATTCACAGAATGATGTAATAATAAGTATCACCGAACAAAAAGGCGAAGCCTTCATCAGCTTTAAGGATACCGGCAGCGGAATTCCGGAAGAAGATATTAAAAATATCTTTGAGCCCTTCTACCGCGCTGATAGGTCCCGTTCACGCCGCACGGGCGGCTTCGGACTTGGACTTTCCATCTGCAAAAAAATTATCGATGCGCATAAAGGCGAGCTGAATATCACAAGCAAGCTGAATGAGGGCACCGAAGCTATAATAAAACTCAGAACAGTTTAA
- a CDS encoding response regulator transcription factor yields MSKSILIIDDDNKLNELLEEYLGKNNFITTAVENPKDGLVKLKNNHYDLIILDVMLPDMDGFETVKQIRKDHETPVVMLTARGEVTDKVVGLELGADDYLPKPFEPRELLARIQSVLRRSELKLKKNENILLKDLVVDPNKRSASYHGKDMELTSTEYELLLLFVKNNGKVLSRDEIMQNTRGISWMSFDRSVDVMVSRLRNKFKSLGSKKDKEQVIKTVHSIGYMFFLDEVKK; encoded by the coding sequence GATGATGATAACAAGCTCAATGAGCTGCTCGAGGAATACCTCGGTAAGAACAATTTTATCACTACGGCGGTCGAAAATCCGAAGGATGGCCTTGTCAAGTTAAAGAACAACCACTATGACCTTATCATACTCGATGTCATGCTTCCTGATATGGACGGCTTTGAAACTGTTAAGCAGATAAGAAAAGACCACGAAACCCCCGTTGTGATGCTGACCGCAAGGGGAGAGGTTACCGATAAAGTTGTTGGGCTTGAGCTTGGCGCTGATGATTACCTTCCAAAACCGTTTGAGCCGCGTGAGCTGCTTGCAAGGATACAATCAGTGCTGCGCCGCAGCGAGCTTAAGCTGAAAAAAAATGAAAATATCCTGCTAAAGGACCTGGTTGTTGACCCCAATAAACGCTCAGCTTCATACCACGGAAAAGATATGGAGCTTACTTCAACTGAATATGAGCTGCTGCTGCTTTTCGTTAAGAATAACGGCAAGGTGCTCTCACGTGATGAGATCATGCAGAACACTCGCGGAATATCATGGATGAGCTTTGACCGCTCAGTTGATGTTATGGTTTCACGCCTTCGTAATAAGTTCAAATCGCTTGGCAGCAAAAAGGATAAGGAACAGGTAATTAAAACCGTGCACAGCATCGGTTATATGTTCTTTTTAGACGAGGTGAAAAAATAA